The following coding sequences are from one Macaca mulatta isolate MMU2019108-1 chromosome 7, T2T-MMU8v2.0, whole genome shotgun sequence window:
- the PLA2G4D gene encoding cytosolic phospholipase A2 delta, translated as MESLSPGGPPGHPYQEASACWQLTVRVLEARNLRRADLLSEADPYVILQLSTVPGMKFKTKTLTDTSHPVWNEAFHFLIQSQVKNVLELSIYDEDSITEDDICFKVLYDISEVLPGKLLRKTFSQSPQGEEELDVEFLMEETSDRPENLITNKVLVARELSCLDVHLDSAGSTAVVADQDKLELELELKGSYEDTQTSSLGTASAFRFHYMAALETELSGCLRSSTSNVWNGDNSARHLTVPLRPLIGKEVTMDVPAQDVPGVRLQLKAEGCSKELAVHLGFNLCAEEQAFLSRRKQVVAKALKQALQLDGDLQEDEVPIVGIMATGGGARAMTSLYGHLLALQKLGLLDCVTYFSGVSGSTWTMAHLYGDPEWSQKDLEGPIRHAREHLAKSKLEVFSPERLGSYRRELELRAEQGHPTSFVDLWALVLESMLHGQVMDQKLSGQRAALERGQNPLPLYLSLNVKENNLETLDFKEWVEFSPYEVGFLKYGAFVPPELFGSKFFMGRLMRRIPEPRICFLEAIWSNVFSLNLLDAWYDLTSSGESWKQHIKDKTRSLEKEPLTSLETCSWLEASWLQPGTALAQAFKGFLTGRPLHQRSPNFLQGLQLHQDYCSHKGFSTWADCQLDSTPSQLTPQEPQLCLVDAGYFINTSCPSMFRPGRRLDLILSFDYSLSAPFEALQQTELYCRARGLPFPRVEPSPQDHQQPRECHLFSDPACPEAPILLHFPLVNASFKDHSAPGVQRSPAELQAGQVNLTGATSPYALSNMTYKEEDFERLLRLSDYNVQTSQGAILQALRTALKHRALEARPPGAQT; from the exons ATGGAGAGTCTGTCACCTGGGGGACCACCTGGCCATCCTTACCAG GAGGCCTCTGCCTGCTGGCAGCTCACCGTGAGGGTCCTGGAGGCGCGGAACCTGCGCAGGGCTGACCTGT TGAGTGAGGCCGACCCTTACGTGATCCTACAGCTGTCGACCGTGCCTGGAATGAAGTTTAAGACCAAGACGCTCACCGACACCAGTCATCCTGTGTGGAATGAGGCCTTCCATTTCCTTATCCAAAGTCAGGTCAAG AATGTTCTGGAACTTAGCATCTATGATGAGGACTCAATCACGGAGGATGACATCTGCTTCAAGGTTCTCTATGATATCTCAGAAGTCCTCCCTGGCAAGCTGCTCCGGAAAACCTTCTCCCAGAGTCCCCAG GGAGAGGAGGAGCTGGATGTGGAGTTCCTGATGGAAGAAAC GTCGGATCGCCCAGAAAACCTCATCACCAACAAAGTCCTTGTG GCCCGAGAGCTGTCATGCCTGGATGTGCATCTGGACAGCGCAGGTAGCACCGCTGTGGTTGCAG ATCAGGACAAGTTAGAGCTGGAGCTGGAGTTGAAGGGGTCCTATGAGGACACACAGACATCCTCCCTGGGCACAGCCTCTGCCTTCCGCTTCCACTACATGGCAGCCCTAGAGACAGAGCTGAGTGGGTGCCTGAGG AGCTCCACAAGCAATGTCTGGAATGGGGACAACTCAGCTCGGCACCTCACTGTGCCCCTGAGGCCCTTGATCGGGAAGGAGGTGACCATGGATGTTCCTGCTCAAGAT GTCCCAGGAGTGAGGCTGCAGCTCAAGGCAGAGGGCTG CTCCAAGGAGCTGGCCGTGCACCTGGGCTTCAATCTGTGTGCAGAGGAGCAGGCCTTCCTGAGCAGGAGGAAGCAGGTGGTGGCCAAGGCCCTGAAGCAGGCCCTGCAGCTGGACGGAGACCTGCAGGAGGACGAG GTACCCATTGTGGGCATCATGGCCACAGGAGGAGGTGCCCGGGCCATGACCTCACTCTACGGCCACCTGTTGGCCCTGCAGAAGCTGGGCCTGCTGGACTGTGTGACCTACTTCAGTGGCGTCTCAGGCTCTACGTG GACAATGGCCCACCTGTACGGGGACCCTGAGTGGTCGCAGAAGGACCTGGAGGGACCTATCAGACACGCCCGGGAGCACCTGGCCAAGAGCAAGCTGGAGGTCTTTTCCCCAGAGCGCCTGGGGAGTTACCGCCGGGAGCTGGAGCTGCGGGCTGAGCAGGGCCACCCCACATCTTTTGTGGATCTGTGGGCGCTAGTGCTGGAGTCCATGCTGCACGGCCAG GTGATGGATCAGAAGCTGTCAGGACAGAGAGCCGCCCTGGAACGGGGTCAGAACCCTCTGCCCCTCTACCTGAGCCTCAATGTCAAAGAGAACAATCTGGAGACGCTGGACTTCAAGG AGTGGGTTGAGTTCTCCCCCTATGAGGTCGGGTTCCTGAAGTACGGAGCCTTCGTCCCTCCTGAGCTCTTCGGCTCCAAGTTCTTCATGGGACGGCTGATGAGGAGGATCCCGGAGCCCCGGATCTGCTTTCTGGAAG CCATCTGGAGCAACGTTTTCTCCCTGAACCTGCTGGACGCCTGGTATGACCTCACCAGCTCTGGGGAGTCCTGGAAACAGCACATCAAGGACAAGACCAGGAGCTTAG AGAAGGAGCCCCTGACCTCCTTGGAGACCTGCTCGTGGCTGGAGGCCTCGTGGCTGCAGCCGGGCACGGCGCTGGCCCAGGCATTTAAAGGCTTCCTGACCGGCAGGCCCCTCCACCAGCGCAGCCCCAACTTCCTCCAGGGCCTCCAGCTACACCAGGACTACTGCAGCCACAAGGGCTTCTCCACCTGGGCAG ACTGCCAGCTTGACTCCACGCCCAGCCAGCTGACTCCCCAGGAGCCCCAGCTCTGCCTGGTGGACGCTGGCTACTTCATCAACACCAGCTGTCCCTCCATGTTCCGGCCGGGCCGCAGGCTGGACCTCATCCTCTCCTTCGACTACTCTCTATCTGCGCCCTTTGAG GCACTGCAGCAGACAGAGCTGTACTGCCGGGCCCGGGGGCTGCCCTTCCCCCGGGTGGAACCCAGCCCTCAGGACCACCAGCAGCCAAGGGAGTGCCACCTCTTCTCAGACCCCGCCTGCCCCGAGGCCCCGATCCTGCTGCATTTCCCGCTGGTCAATGCCTCCTTCAAGGACCACTCAGCCCCCG GTGTCCAGCGCAGCCCCGCAGAGCTCCAGGCTGGCCAAGTGAATCTCACCGGGGCTACCTCCCCCTATGCCCTGTCCAACATGACCTACAAGGAGGAAGACTTTGAGCGCCTGCTACGGCTCAGTGACTACAACGTGCAGACCAGCCAGGGTGCCATCCTGCAGGCCCTGAGGACCGCACTGAAGCACCGGGCCCTAGAGGCGAGACCTCCAGGGGCACAGACCTGA